The following proteins are co-located in the Pseudomonas sp. DY-1 genome:
- a CDS encoding DUF3156 family protein, with protein MFPSLSEYWRRPPPGYQPGATLLKVMRDLQGLRAETLEGAVTRFSSDDGDLVFDVRERVQAQFLMHLVLTEFVLQVPSTGVGPVRIELSHRGAIRRQGVTCNVRAGDARALGELLGRLESDQVLRAALMPLDFKRLVIEREGRQWRVRLEHMGASEVVNRMPGFRRYIRLVPEQRQLLLQALRAFKDVLGNH; from the coding sequence ATGTTTCCAAGCCTGTCTGAGTACTGGCGGCGGCCGCCTCCCGGCTACCAGCCGGGGGCGACGCTGTTGAAGGTGATGCGCGACCTGCAAGGCTTGCGCGCCGAAACGCTGGAGGGGGCGGTCACGCGCTTCTCCAGCGATGACGGGGACCTGGTTTTCGATGTTCGTGAACGGGTCCAGGCGCAGTTCCTCATGCACCTGGTGCTCACCGAGTTCGTCTTGCAGGTCCCTTCGACCGGAGTGGGACCAGTGCGTATCGAACTGAGCCATCGTGGGGCGATTCGCCGCCAGGGAGTCACCTGCAATGTGCGTGCAGGCGATGCACGCGCGCTGGGCGAGTTGCTGGGGCGCCTGGAAAGCGACCAGGTGTTGCGGGCGGCGCTGATGCCGCTGGATTTCAAACGTCTGGTGATCGAGCGGGAAGGGCGGCAGTGGAGAGTCCGCCTGGAACACATGGGGGCCAGCGAAGTGGTCAACCGGATGCCCGGCTTCCGCCGCTATATCCGTCTCGTGCCTGAACAGCGGCAGTTGCTGTTGCAGGCGTTGCGCGCATTCAAGGACGTTCTTGGTAACCACTGA
- a CDS encoding SDR family NAD(P)-dependent oxidoreductase, which yields MHLARPRLLDKVAVISGGAGGCGEAASRLFAAEGARVVIIDRNGDAAEDLARQIKAAGGEAIGIGADVSKADQVNAAVAKAEATFGGADVLFNHAGTLIVKPFLDVEEDEWDWLMAVNVKSMYLMTRAVLPQMLAKGKGSIVCTSSISAEYATPGEVVYNATKGACQMFARAIAVEFRDRGIRCNAVAPGFIRTAHGVREMKELQAMGVDASEAAIALQQGRLCEPEEVARAALFLASDEASFVSGAHLFVDNCFSSV from the coding sequence ATGCACTTAGCAAGACCCCGGCTGCTCGACAAGGTTGCTGTCATCAGCGGTGGTGCGGGTGGCTGTGGTGAAGCCGCCAGTCGTCTGTTCGCTGCCGAAGGTGCCAGGGTGGTGATCATCGACCGCAACGGTGATGCCGCCGAGGACCTGGCCCGGCAGATCAAGGCGGCCGGTGGTGAGGCGATTGGCATCGGCGCCGACGTTTCGAAGGCCGACCAGGTGAACGCGGCCGTGGCGAAAGCGGAGGCGACCTTCGGTGGCGCGGATGTGCTGTTCAATCACGCCGGAACCCTGATCGTGAAGCCGTTTCTCGACGTTGAGGAAGATGAGTGGGACTGGCTGATGGCGGTCAACGTCAAGAGCATGTACCTGATGACTCGTGCCGTGCTGCCGCAGATGCTCGCCAAAGGCAAAGGCAGCATCGTCTGCACCTCGTCCATTTCCGCCGAATACGCGACGCCTGGCGAAGTGGTCTACAACGCCACCAAGGGCGCCTGCCAGATGTTCGCCAGGGCCATCGCAGTGGAGTTTCGTGACCGGGGAATCCGCTGCAATGCGGTGGCGCCGGGCTTCATCCGCACGGCTCATGGCGTTCGCGAGATGAAGGAGTTGCAGGCTATGGGCGTGGACGCCAGCGAGGCGGCCATCGCGTTGCAGCAGGGGCGTTTGTGCGAGCCGGAGGAAGTGGCCCGTGCCGCGTTGTTCCTGGCATCGGACGAGGCATCCTTCGTCAGTGGGGCGCATCTCTTTGTGGATAACTGCTTCTCCTCTGTCTGA
- a CDS encoding aspartate aminotransferase family protein, which translates to MTTRDNAFWHPMLHPNEMKQREPIRILRGEGCFVFDDKGNRLVDGVAGLWNVNVGHGRKEIKAAIAAQLDELEYFQLFDGISHPRAEELAAKVIGMLEPEGMRRVAFSSGGSDAVETALKLARQYWKLQGQADRTKFISLRQGYHGTHFGGASVNGNTVFRRNYEPLLPGCFHVDTPWLYRNPYSQDPAELAQICADLLEREIQFQSPDTVAAFIAEPIQGAGGVIVPPENYWPLIRKVCDKYGVLLIADEIVTGFGRSGSMFGSRLWGVKPDIMCLAKGISSGYIPLGATVVNERIEQAFANNGNFTGAIMHGYTYSGHPVACAAGLANLDIVEKENLPANATKQGDYLLKSLATFPERFAAVGEVRGKGLMVALDLVSDKTTREPIDPMGGYANRVAEIARANGVMVRPVGTKIILSPPLVIEQEQIDTIVNALAIGFQEAHR; encoded by the coding sequence ATGACCACCCGCGACAATGCCTTCTGGCACCCCATGCTGCACCCCAACGAAATGAAGCAGCGCGAGCCCATCCGCATCCTCCGTGGCGAGGGCTGCTTCGTCTTCGATGACAAGGGCAACCGTCTGGTGGACGGCGTCGCCGGCCTGTGGAACGTCAACGTCGGCCACGGCCGCAAGGAGATCAAGGCGGCCATCGCCGCCCAGCTCGACGAGTTGGAATACTTCCAACTGTTCGACGGCATCAGCCACCCCCGCGCCGAAGAACTGGCCGCCAAGGTGATCGGCATGCTTGAACCCGAAGGCATGCGCCGTGTCGCCTTCAGCTCCGGCGGCTCGGATGCCGTGGAAACCGCGCTGAAGCTGGCCCGCCAGTACTGGAAGCTGCAGGGCCAGGCCGACCGCACCAAGTTCATCTCGCTGCGCCAGGGCTACCACGGCACCCACTTCGGCGGCGCCTCGGTCAACGGCAACACCGTATTCCGCCGCAACTACGAGCCGCTGCTGCCGGGCTGCTTCCATGTCGATACGCCCTGGCTCTACCGCAACCCCTACAGCCAGGACCCGGCAGAACTGGCACAGATCTGCGCCGACCTGCTGGAGCGGGAGATCCAGTTCCAGAGCCCGGACACCGTGGCCGCCTTCATCGCCGAGCCGATCCAGGGTGCTGGCGGCGTGATCGTGCCGCCGGAAAACTACTGGCCGCTGATCCGCAAGGTCTGCGACAAGTACGGCGTGCTGCTGATCGCCGACGAGATCGTTACCGGCTTCGGTCGTTCAGGCTCGATGTTCGGCAGCCGCCTGTGGGGCGTCAAACCCGACATCATGTGCCTGGCCAAGGGCATCTCCTCGGGTTACATCCCGCTGGGTGCCACCGTGGTCAATGAGCGCATCGAGCAGGCCTTTGCCAACAACGGCAACTTCACCGGCGCGATCATGCACGGCTACACCTACTCCGGGCACCCGGTGGCCTGCGCCGCCGGGCTGGCCAACCTGGACATCGTCGAGAAGGAAAACCTGCCGGCCAACGCAACGAAACAGGGCGACTACCTGCTGAAAAGCCTGGCCACCTTCCCCGAGCGTTTCGCCGCCGTGGGCGAAGTGCGCGGCAAGGGCCTGATGGTGGCGCTGGACCTGGTGAGCGACAAAACCACCCGCGAGCCCATCGACCCAATGGGCGGTTACGCCAACCGCGTCGCCGAAATCGCCCGCGCCAACGGCGTGATGGTGCGCCCGGTAGGCACCAAGATCATCCTGTCGCCGCCGCTGGTCATCGAGCAGGAGCAGATCGATACCATCGTCAATGCGCTGGCGATCGGCTTCCAGGAAGCGCATCGGTAA
- the feaR gene encoding transcriptional regulator FeaR yields MVAQAVRSHDFDSWLRSLQGVCGRFESRPALSHGLFIGEISRQDLAGLEVAQIRTNAGMISRQRTSIDHDDDRHCFLIVQRRGRAQLRQNGESVELAPGEMALMDSARGCEIVPHGLIEHASFHLSREDVCRHLPEGRPTFGKLSQHCASGRVLRTLVEQICGGELDHCAGLEEGEALQEALIALLAPTLRLQPGQTTSEQDGCHNAGLRSMAQQLIDQSLSEPGLTPLSLARQLNISVRQLYRLFEDQGDSVCRFIQRARLKRSAADLSNPRLRNESITDIAFRWGFTDSAHFSRTFKKHFEQSPRDYRANAFIG; encoded by the coding sequence ATGGTTGCCCAAGCTGTCCGCTCCCATGATTTCGATTCCTGGCTCCGTTCTCTGCAAGGCGTTTGCGGCCGTTTCGAGTCGCGTCCCGCACTCAGCCATGGGCTGTTCATCGGTGAAATCTCCCGCCAGGACCTTGCCGGCCTGGAAGTCGCCCAGATCCGCACCAATGCCGGCATGATCAGCCGGCAGCGCACCTCAATCGACCACGACGATGACCGCCACTGTTTCCTGATCGTCCAGCGCAGAGGTCGTGCGCAATTGCGCCAGAATGGCGAAAGCGTGGAGCTTGCTCCGGGTGAGATGGCCTTGATGGACTCGGCCCGCGGTTGCGAGATCGTCCCCCACGGGCTGATCGAACACGCCTCCTTCCACCTGTCCCGCGAGGATGTCTGCCGCCATTTGCCGGAAGGCCGGCCGACCTTCGGCAAGCTCTCCCAGCACTGCGCCAGCGGCCGGGTCTTGCGAACCCTGGTGGAGCAGATATGCGGCGGTGAGCTTGACCATTGCGCTGGCCTCGAAGAGGGCGAGGCTCTGCAGGAAGCGCTGATCGCCCTGTTGGCGCCGACCCTGCGCCTGCAACCCGGACAAACCACCAGCGAACAGGATGGCTGCCACAATGCCGGCCTGCGCAGCATGGCCCAGCAACTGATCGACCAGTCCCTGTCAGAGCCCGGGCTGACACCGCTGTCCCTGGCCAGGCAACTGAACATCTCCGTGCGCCAGCTCTACCGGCTGTTCGAGGACCAGGGCGACAGTGTCTGCCGGTTCATCCAGCGCGCTCGGCTGAAACGCAGCGCCGCTGACCTTTCCAATCCGCGTCTGCGTAATGAGTCCATCACCGACATTGCCTTTCGCTGGGGCTTTACCGATTCGGCGCATTTCAGCCGGACCTTCAAGAAGCACTTCGAGCAGTCGCCGCGGGATTACCGCGCAAACGCGTTCATCGGTTGA
- a CDS encoding MFS transporter: protein MPDPRPWPVAIRALRHRNFRLYFAGQAISTLGSWLQQVALAWLIYRLTGSAALLGITTFASLLPQLLVGPLAGAWIDRHDKRRLLIGVQGLLGLQALSLALLTATGSIGPVLIVAMAALLGVLNAFDTPLRQSLLSQFVSGKQDLPNALALNAMLFNSSRFIGPPLAGLLLGFTSEAACFALNALSYIGLAVGLLIIRMAPTPRASGSTGDVFREGLAYVAGRPTIRLMMLSVLVVNLTASSYAVLLPVFAKDIFAGDARTLGWLWGAAGLGSLLGTLFLANRRGLAGLANTIMGCAMAGGAGLLAFAFSERLVISLLAMALLGFAITNCNVGTNILLQSLAPEHLRGRVVSLYTSTRFGFDAIGGLLVGVLAEHLGAPWAMASAGVLLLGYCAWLLPRQRRLGREIADSPTEDH from the coding sequence ATGCCTGATCCTCGCCCCTGGCCCGTCGCCATCCGCGCCCTGCGCCATCGCAACTTCCGCTTGTACTTCGCCGGCCAGGCCATCTCCACCCTGGGTAGCTGGTTGCAGCAGGTCGCGCTGGCCTGGTTGATCTACCGCCTGACCGGTTCGGCCGCGTTGCTGGGCATCACCACCTTTGCGTCTTTACTGCCGCAATTGCTCGTAGGCCCGCTGGCCGGCGCCTGGATCGACCGGCATGACAAGCGCCGCCTGTTGATCGGCGTCCAGGGGCTGCTTGGACTCCAGGCCCTCAGCCTCGCGCTGTTGACTGCGACCGGCAGCATCGGCCCCGTACTGATCGTCGCCATGGCCGCGCTGCTGGGGGTGCTCAATGCCTTCGACACACCATTGCGGCAGTCCCTGCTGAGCCAGTTCGTCAGCGGCAAGCAGGATCTGCCGAACGCCCTTGCACTGAACGCGATGCTCTTCAACAGTTCGCGCTTCATTGGCCCGCCGCTGGCCGGACTGTTGCTGGGGTTCACCAGCGAAGCTGCCTGCTTCGCCCTCAACGCCCTCTCCTACATCGGCCTGGCCGTTGGACTCCTGATCATCCGCATGGCGCCGACACCGCGTGCCAGCGGGTCCACTGGAGACGTATTCCGCGAAGGGCTTGCGTATGTTGCCGGACGGCCGACCATTCGCCTGATGATGCTCAGTGTACTGGTGGTCAACCTCACCGCTTCCAGTTATGCAGTGCTGCTGCCGGTGTTCGCCAAGGACATCTTCGCTGGCGACGCGCGCACCCTTGGCTGGCTCTGGGGCGCCGCCGGGCTCGGCTCGTTGCTCGGTACGCTGTTCCTCGCCAATCGTCGCGGCCTTGCGGGGCTGGCAAACACCATCATGGGTTGCGCCATGGCTGGCGGTGCCGGCCTGCTGGCATTCGCCTTCAGCGAACGACTGGTGATCTCGCTGCTGGCCATGGCACTGCTCGGCTTCGCCATCACCAACTGCAACGTCGGCACCAACATCCTCCTGCAGAGCCTTGCCCCGGAGCATCTGCGTGGCCGCGTGGTATCGCTCTATACCTCGACGCGCTTCGGCTTCGACGCCATTGGTGGCCTGCTGGTGGGAGTGTTGGCCGAACATCTTGGCGCCCCCTGGGCCATGGCCAGCGCCGGGGTGCTGCTGCTCGGTTATTGCGCCTGGTTGCTACCGCGCCAGCGTCGGCTGGGCCGGGAGATTGCCGACTCGCCGACGGAGGACCATTGA
- the hpaA gene encoding 4-hydroxyphenylacetate catabolism regulatory protein HpaA — protein sequence MAERQPIPNINIGQVYDQRYADAEVHYEALGKLADFFGRNMPVHRHDRFFQVHYVKSGSVRVYLDEQQYRQEGPLFFLTPPTIPHAFVTEQDADGHVLTVRQQLVWPLLEAEQGLADGPQIAPVCVAFSELGQEYREEVQRLDLLFDQLRSEFTASRPGREASLSALTRLIFISLLRLSARSLKAQPARHEDLQVFHRFNGLIESHYREHWSLGQYAEQMGVTEARLNDICRRIADLPSKRLIHDRVMQEAKRLLLFTGSSANEICYLLGFRDPAYFSRFFARNAGMTPGEYRQRRAADKEDAWR from the coding sequence ATGGCAGAGCGCCAGCCCATTCCCAACATCAACATCGGCCAGGTCTACGACCAGCGTTACGCCGATGCCGAGGTGCACTACGAAGCCCTGGGCAAGCTGGCGGACTTCTTCGGTCGCAACATGCCGGTGCACCGCCACGACCGTTTCTTCCAGGTGCATTACGTGAAGAGCGGTTCGGTGCGGGTCTACCTCGATGAGCAGCAGTACCGCCAGGAAGGGCCGCTGTTCTTCCTCACGCCACCGACCATTCCCCATGCCTTCGTCACCGAGCAGGACGCCGATGGCCACGTACTCACGGTTCGTCAGCAACTGGTATGGCCGCTGCTGGAAGCTGAGCAGGGTCTGGCCGATGGCCCGCAGATTGCGCCGGTTTGCGTAGCCTTTTCGGAACTGGGGCAGGAGTATCGCGAGGAGGTGCAGCGTCTCGACCTGCTGTTCGACCAACTGCGCAGCGAGTTCACCGCCAGCCGGCCGGGGCGCGAGGCCAGCCTGTCGGCGTTGACCCGGTTGATCTTCATCAGCCTGTTGCGCCTTTCGGCCCGTTCGCTGAAGGCGCAACCGGCACGGCATGAAGACTTGCAGGTGTTCCACCGTTTCAACGGTTTGATCGAGTCGCACTACCGCGAGCACTGGTCCCTTGGGCAGTACGCGGAGCAGATGGGTGTGACCGAGGCGCGCCTGAACGACATCTGCCGACGCATCGCTGACCTGCCGTCCAAGCGCCTGATCCACGACCGGGTGATGCAGGAGGCCAAGCGCCTGTTGTTGTTCACCGGCAGCTCGGCCAATGAGATCTGCTACCTGCTGGGCTTCAGGGACCCGGCTTACTTCAGCCGCTTCTTCGCCCGTAACGCCGGCATGACTCCGGGCGAGTACCGCCAGCGCCGCGCCGCCGACAAGGAAGATGCGTGGCGTTGA
- a CDS encoding phage infection protein, protein MKTQAFAALFIASLSTSVFALPSDFQPVLGESKEGAYIQVVDPVAVEGSFMVLDRVAEGGSDRTGANRIAEGGSDRTGANRIAESGSDRTHGFRVAEGGSDRSKALRVAEGGADRLPQAQRIS, encoded by the coding sequence ATGAAAACCCAAGCCTTCGCCGCCCTGTTCATCGCCAGCCTGAGCACCAGCGTCTTCGCCTTGCCGTCCGACTTCCAGCCGGTGTTGGGCGAGTCGAAGGAAGGCGCCTACATCCAGGTTGTCGATCCGGTTGCAGTCGAAGGCAGCTTCATGGTCCTGGATCGCGTGGCCGAAGGTGGTTCTGATCGCACTGGTGCCAACCGTATCGCCGAAGGTGGTTCCGACCGTACCGGTGCCAACCGCATCGCCGAAAGTGGCTCGGATCGCACCCATGGCTTCCGCGTAGCTGAAGGCGGCTCCGATCGCTCCAAGGCACTGCGCGTCGCCGAAGGTGGCGCCGACCGTCTGCCGCAAGCCCAGCGCATCAGCTGA
- the cra gene encoding catabolite repressor/activator: MKLSDIARLAGVSVTTASYVINGKAEEKRISPATVERVQAVVDEHGFKPNPQAAGLRSRQTRTLGFILPDLENPSYARLAKLLEQAARARGYQLLIASSDDEPESERQLLKLFRARRCDALIVASCLPPEDDSLARLLDEGLPVIAVDRVRDPARFCAVVSDDRQASLQLTRSLLSPAPRRVALLGARPDLPISAERSAGFHDALKGLKCEVLELQGEDFSRECGQRLMADLLGQGELPDVLITTAYVLLAGVLDALREHGAWPQGMRVGTFGDTQLLDFLPLPVNSMYQQHELIAEQVLGLALAAVERDVYEPGVRGVARKLKQRIAR, translated from the coding sequence TTGAAACTCAGCGATATCGCCCGCCTGGCCGGTGTTTCGGTGACCACCGCCAGTTACGTGATCAACGGCAAGGCCGAGGAGAAGCGCATCAGCCCGGCCACCGTGGAGCGCGTGCAGGCGGTGGTGGATGAGCATGGTTTCAAGCCCAATCCCCAGGCCGCCGGCCTGCGCAGCCGACAGACGCGCACCCTGGGTTTCATCCTTCCAGACCTGGAAAACCCCAGCTACGCACGCCTGGCCAAGCTGCTCGAACAGGCCGCGCGGGCGCGGGGCTATCAGTTGCTGATCGCCAGTTCCGACGACGAGCCGGAAAGCGAGCGGCAGCTGCTCAAGCTGTTCCGCGCGCGGCGCTGCGATGCGCTGATAGTCGCCAGCTGCCTGCCGCCGGAAGACGACAGCCTCGCTCGTCTGCTGGACGAAGGATTGCCGGTGATCGCTGTCGACCGGGTGCGCGATCCGGCGCGCTTCTGTGCGGTGGTCAGCGACGACCGCCAGGCCAGCCTGCAGCTCACCCGCAGCCTTTTGAGCCCCGCTCCCCGCCGCGTCGCCCTGCTCGGTGCGCGGCCAGACCTGCCCATCAGCGCCGAACGCAGCGCGGGCTTCCATGACGCCTTGAAAGGGCTCAAGTGCGAAGTGCTGGAACTCCAGGGCGAAGACTTCAGTCGCGAGTGCGGCCAGCGCCTGATGGCCGACCTGCTCGGACAGGGCGAGTTGCCGGATGTGCTGATCACCACCGCCTACGTCCTGCTGGCAGGCGTGCTGGATGCCCTGCGCGAACACGGCGCCTGGCCGCAGGGGATGCGTGTGGGCACCTTCGGCGATACCCAGTTGCTGGACTTCCTGCCGCTACCGGTGAACTCCATGTACCAGCAGCACGAACTGATCGCCGAACAGGTCCTGGGGCTGGCCCTGGCGGCGGTTGAGCGGGACGTTTACGAGCCGGGCGTGCGCGGCGTAGCGCGGAAGTTGAAACAGAGGATTGCCCGGTAG
- a CDS encoding aldehyde dehydrogenase, producing MSIALDPRVTAFVEARHGLLIDGQSRPALSGAEMPVHNPATGEELARVAVAGKADVDLAVAAARRAFDGSWAAQRPADRERLLLKLADVLEAHGEELAQLETLNNGKSINLSRAIEVGAGVEYTRYMAGWATKIEGKSLDVSIGAIPGGKFRAYTVPEPVGVVGAIVPWNFPLMMALWKIVPALACGCTVVLKPADETPLTALRLGQLCLEAGIPAGVVNIVTGVGAEAGAALAAHPGIDKLAFTGSTPVGKLIGHAAVENMTRFTLELGGKSPVIVLDDIALDNAAAGAAGAIFFNQGQVCTAGSRLYVQRKSFDQVLERLQGIAGSLSIGPGLDPSAQINPLISAKQQHRVLGMIESGRAQGASVICGGEAHGERGFFVKPTVIANVRSDMQVVREEIFGPVVVATAFDEIDEVVHQANDSPYGLAASIWSNDLKQVMGLIPRLKAGTVWVNAHNLLDPSMPFGGFKQSGIGREMGHAAIEAFTENKSVCIAY from the coding sequence ATGAGCATTGCCCTTGACCCCCGCGTGACCGCCTTTGTCGAGGCCCGCCACGGCCTGTTGATCGACGGCCAGTCCCGTCCTGCTCTGTCCGGTGCCGAGATGCCGGTGCATAACCCGGCTACGGGCGAAGAACTGGCGCGGGTGGCGGTGGCCGGCAAGGCCGATGTGGACCTCGCAGTGGCCGCGGCGCGCCGTGCCTTCGATGGAAGTTGGGCGGCACAGCGCCCGGCCGACCGAGAACGCCTGCTGCTGAAGTTGGCCGACGTGCTGGAGGCCCACGGCGAAGAGCTGGCACAGCTGGAAACCCTGAACAATGGCAAGTCCATCAACCTGTCGCGCGCCATCGAAGTGGGGGCAGGCGTGGAGTACACCCGCTATATGGCGGGTTGGGCCACCAAGATCGAGGGCAAGAGCCTGGATGTCTCGATCGGAGCGATTCCCGGCGGCAAGTTCCGCGCCTACACGGTGCCGGAGCCGGTGGGGGTGGTGGGGGCCATCGTGCCCTGGAACTTCCCGCTGATGATGGCCTTGTGGAAGATCGTGCCGGCCCTGGCCTGTGGCTGCACAGTGGTGCTCAAGCCAGCGGACGAAACCCCGCTTACTGCCCTGCGCCTGGGCCAGTTGTGCCTGGAAGCGGGCATTCCTGCCGGCGTGGTGAACATCGTCACCGGTGTGGGCGCCGAAGCGGGCGCCGCGCTGGCGGCCCATCCGGGGATCGACAAGCTGGCGTTCACCGGCTCCACCCCGGTGGGCAAGCTGATCGGCCATGCGGCGGTTGAGAACATGACCCGCTTCACCCTGGAACTGGGCGGCAAGTCGCCGGTGATCGTGCTCGACGACATCGCTCTGGATAACGCCGCTGCTGGTGCCGCCGGGGCGATTTTCTTCAATCAGGGCCAGGTCTGTACCGCCGGTTCGCGCCTCTATGTGCAGCGCAAGTCCTTCGACCAGGTGCTGGAGCGCCTGCAGGGCATCGCTGGCTCCCTGAGCATTGGTCCGGGTCTGGATCCGAGCGCGCAGATCAATCCGCTGATCTCCGCCAAGCAGCAGCACCGGGTGCTGGGCATGATCGAGAGCGGTCGTGCCCAAGGCGCCAGTGTCATCTGCGGTGGCGAGGCCCATGGCGAGCGAGGCTTCTTCGTCAAGCCGACGGTGATCGCCAACGTGCGCTCGGACATGCAGGTGGTGCGCGAGGAAATCTTCGGTCCGGTAGTGGTCGCCACCGCCTTTGACGAAATCGATGAAGTGGTGCACCAGGCCAACGATAGCCCCTACGGCCTGGCGGCGAGCATCTGGTCCAACGACCTGAAGCAGGTCATGGGACTGATCCCGCGCCTGAAGGCCGGCACCGTGTGGGTCAACGCCCACAACCTGCTGGACCCGTCCATGCCTTTCGGCGGGTTCAAGCAGTCCGGCATCGGCCGCGAGATGGGGCATGCCGCCATCGAAGCCTTCACCGAAAACAAGTCGGTCTGCATCGCCTACTGA
- a CDS encoding APC family permease, giving the protein MSINARLTAHLDRGTVGFPTALASTIGLIMASPVILTATMGFGIGGSAFAVAMLIAAVMMLAQSTTFAEAASILPTSGSVYDYISCGMGRFFAITGTISAYLIVHVFAGTAETILSGVMALVNFEHLNTLVESAGGSWLLGVAFVITFGILNAFGISVFSKAEVILTFGMWTTLMIFGVAGLIAAPRVELDGWFGASLIGTDLTTILSLVGMAMFMFVGCEFVTPLAPEVRRSARTLPRAMALGLLGVASCMFIYGAAMKRQVENVLLDEATGVHLLDTPMAIPQFAQAVMGDIGPIWLGIGFLFAGAATINTLMAGLPRIMYGMAVDGALPKAFTYLHPRFKTPLLCIAVAAAIPCIHAWWLGGNTDDIFNLVLAAVCAWSTAYLLVTLSVVMLRIRRPDLPRAYRSPWFPLPQIVSSVGILIGLWYITPPGMNPRDVYIPFGVMLGLTAAYALFWTLVVQKVNPFLPVPVEEVLEKEFSHEPVAHAVENFSHVSKPV; this is encoded by the coding sequence ATGTCCATCAACGCAAGACTCACCGCACACCTGGATCGCGGTACGGTCGGATTTCCCACCGCGCTCGCCAGCACCATCGGCCTGATCATGGCGAGCCCGGTGATCCTCACCGCCACTATGGGTTTCGGTATCGGTGGCAGTGCCTTCGCCGTGGCCATGCTGATCGCCGCCGTGATGATGCTGGCGCAATCCACCACCTTTGCCGAGGCGGCATCGATCCTGCCCACCAGTGGTTCGGTATACGACTACATCTCCTGTGGCATGGGGCGCTTCTTCGCCATCACCGGCACCATTTCCGCCTACCTGATCGTGCATGTGTTCGCCGGCACCGCCGAGACCATCCTCTCCGGGGTCATGGCCCTGGTGAACTTCGAGCACCTCAACACCCTTGTCGAGTCCGCCGGTGGCTCCTGGCTGTTGGGTGTCGCCTTCGTGATTACCTTCGGCATCCTCAATGCGTTTGGCATCAGTGTGTTCAGCAAGGCCGAAGTGATCCTCACCTTTGGCATGTGGACGACGCTGATGATCTTCGGTGTGGCTGGCCTCATTGCCGCGCCCAGGGTGGAGCTGGACGGCTGGTTCGGCGCCTCGCTGATCGGTACTGACCTGACCACCATCCTGTCCCTGGTGGGCATGGCGATGTTCATGTTCGTCGGCTGCGAGTTCGTCACCCCGCTGGCTCCGGAAGTACGCCGTTCGGCCCGGACCCTGCCGCGCGCGATGGCCCTTGGGCTTCTGGGAGTGGCGTCCTGCATGTTCATCTACGGCGCGGCCATGAAACGCCAGGTGGAAAACGTGCTGCTGGACGAAGCGACCGGCGTGCATCTGCTGGACACGCCCATGGCCATTCCTCAGTTCGCCCAGGCCGTGATGGGCGATATCGGGCCGATCTGGCTGGGTATCGGCTTCCTGTTCGCCGGTGCCGCCACCATCAACACGTTGATGGCCGGCCTTCCGCGCATCATGTACGGCATGGCCGTCGATGGCGCGCTGCCCAAGGCCTTCACCTACCTGCATCCGCGCTTCAAGACCCCGCTGTTGTGCATCGCCGTGGCGGCAGCGATTCCCTGCATTCACGCCTGGTGGCTGGGTGGCAATACCGATGACATCTTCAATCTGGTTCTGGCCGCCGTCTGCGCCTGGAGCACCGCCTACCTGCTGGTGACCCTGTCGGTGGTGATGCTGCGCATCCGTCGTCCGGACCTGCCGCGCGCCTATCGCTCGCCCTGGTTCCCGCTGCCGCAGATCGTCTCCAGCGTCGGCATTCTCATCGGTCTTTGGTACATCACGCCGCCGGGCATGAACCCCCGTGACGTGTACATCCCCTTCGGCGTGATGTTGGGCCTTACCGCTGCCTATGCGCTGTTCTGGACGCTGGTGGTTCAGAAGGTCAATCCGTTCCTTCCGGTTCCGGTGGAAGAAGTGCTGGAAAAAGAGTTCAGCCACGAACCTGTTGCCCACGCCGTGGAGAATTTCAGCCATGTTTCCAAGCCTGTCTGA